From Acidobacteriota bacterium, a single genomic window includes:
- a CDS encoding VWA domain-containing protein — MKIRTAFRTFLSLLILFGLFANTFAQSKVQKVDPKDQKKNTRPTPKTEEELKKEEEERRLREESKNAVTDDEVLTIKTNIVNVDAVVYDKKSGQIITGLKKENFAIFENGVKQEVSQFATPDAPITVSLVIEYSKWSEAIGYAANRGYESGKYEVIRPAAYFLSKFIKPPDDYASVIAFDIRPTPLTDFTNDPNRLRQVVDLLVRNNPAFRENNLFDSIKFALVGGKGDTVVLENSKEKYQEYGGMVSVKSKRRAIILVASGLNTFSRLNYDDVRKVVQSSGIPIYVVGTGNMFFKLYEDRLPATDGVDGTPGRMSFQMAANYLTTFAKESGGAYFPVTFESEVPSVLNSINALLRNQYSLAYDATDKPKDGKKYKLEVKVDLNGDGIYEEKQLVVQHRPFYTAEKEKVKK; from the coding sequence ATGAAGATCAGAACCGCTTTCCGAACATTTTTGTCGCTATTGATCCTTTTCGGACTTTTCGCGAACACCTTCGCGCAGTCGAAGGTGCAGAAGGTTGACCCGAAGGATCAGAAGAAAAACACGCGGCCGACGCCGAAGACCGAAGAAGAACTCAAGAAAGAGGAAGAGGAACGGCGGCTTCGCGAGGAATCGAAAAATGCCGTCACCGATGACGAGGTTTTGACGATCAAGACCAACATCGTCAACGTCGACGCGGTCGTTTACGACAAGAAGTCGGGCCAGATCATCACCGGGCTCAAAAAGGAGAATTTCGCGATCTTTGAGAACGGCGTCAAACAGGAAGTTTCGCAATTCGCGACGCCCGATGCGCCGATCACGGTCTCGCTCGTCATCGAATACAGCAAATGGTCGGAAGCCATCGGATACGCGGCGAATCGCGGTTACGAGTCCGGGAAATACGAGGTCATCCGGCCGGCCGCCTACTTTTTGTCGAAGTTCATCAAACCGCCTGACGATTATGCGTCGGTCATTGCCTTCGACATTCGTCCGACGCCTTTGACGGATTTCACGAACGATCCGAACCGTCTGCGCCAGGTCGTCGACCTTCTCGTCCGCAACAACCCAGCGTTTCGCGAGAACAATCTCTTCGACTCGATCAAATTCGCGCTCGTCGGCGGCAAGGGCGACACCGTCGTTCTTGAGAATTCAAAGGAAAAGTATCAGGAATACGGCGGAATGGTCAGCGTCAAATCCAAGCGCCGAGCGATCATTCTCGTCGCCTCGGGGCTCAATACTTTCAGCCGTTTGAACTATGACGACGTCCGCAAAGTGGTCCAGAGTTCTGGAATTCCGATCTACGTCGTCGGCACGGGCAATATGTTTTTCAAGCTATATGAGGACCGTTTGCCCGCGACCGACGGAGTCGACGGCACACCGGGACGAATGTCGTTCCAAATGGCGGCGAACTATTTGACGACCTTCGCCAAGGAATCGGGCGGCGCCTATTTCCCGGTGACATTCGAAAGCGAAGTGCCGAGCGTGCTGAATTCGATCAACGCGCTTTTGCGGAACCAATACAGTCTCGCCTACGACGCCACCGACAAGCCGAAGGACGGAAAGAAGTACAAGCTCGAGGTAAAGGTCGACCTCAACGGCGACGGCATTTACGAAGAAAAGCAACTCGTCGTCCAGCACCGGCCTTTCTACACGGCGGAAAAGGAAAAGGTCAAAAAGTGA
- a CDS encoding HEAT repeat domain-containing protein, producing MPRTSASALFLFLVIASSAFAVRAQDLSRFADAIRAGTSEEKRTALFDLRNLRTAEASRIAAAALSDPDAAVRATAAMSVVFLPKDEAVTALTPNLSDKDAFVRGETASALGTVRSALAIDALTEVINRDPSLAVRGAALRALGDIGDAKAVPALTDFLIAKPKESNGFERRSAARSIGRIAQTLQSGGYDLTTPESFLPPKYKTAREVRDLEAAYPVFREAVRVLKTVVAGKRDAADTRREAAYALGAISKNSIAFLENCAQSPDVYLAEICREGALRASPAEKR from the coding sequence ATGCCCCGAACTTCTGCTTCTGCATTATTCCTGTTTCTGGTCATCGCCTCGTCCGCGTTCGCGGTGCGCGCGCAGGACCTTTCGCGGTTTGCGGATGCGATCCGCGCCGGCACGTCGGAGGAAAAGCGCACGGCGCTGTTCGATCTTCGCAATCTGCGCACCGCGGAAGCTTCGCGGATCGCGGCCGCAGCGCTGAGCGATCCCGACGCGGCAGTCCGCGCGACGGCGGCGATGTCGGTGGTATTTCTTCCCAAGGACGAAGCCGTCACGGCGCTGACACCGAATCTCTCGGACAAGGACGCGTTCGTCCGCGGCGAAACGGCCTCGGCACTCGGCACCGTGCGTTCGGCCCTCGCGATCGACGCGCTGACGGAAGTCATCAATCGCGACCCGTCTCTCGCGGTGCGCGGCGCGGCATTGCGCGCGCTCGGCGACATCGGCGACGCGAAAGCGGTGCCGGCGCTGACCGATTTTTTGATTGCGAAACCAAAGGAATCGAACGGATTCGAACGCCGGTCGGCGGCGCGGTCGATCGGGCGCATCGCGCAAACGCTCCAATCCGGCGGATACGATCTGACGACGCCGGAGAGTTTTCTTCCGCCCAAATACAAAACGGCGCGCGAGGTGCGCGATCTTGAAGCTGCGTATCCGGTGTTCCGTGAGGCAGTGAGGGTTCTGAAAACGGTCGTTGCCGGCAAACGCGACGCGGCCGACACCCGGCGCGAGGCGGCCTATGCGCTCGGCGCGATCTCGAAAAACTCGATCGCATTTCTTGAAAACTGCGCCCAGTCACCGGATGTTTATCTCGCCGAGATCTGCCGCGAAGGCGCTCTGCGCGCGTCGCCTGCCGAAAAACGATGA
- a CDS encoding MBL fold metallo-hydrolase — MLGRLLIVSALLSFVVSTSAAPDFTIERIAPDVYAVIRTEPASLWFNPNTVIIVGKRFVTVVDTNISSAYTRDVLAALRKITRKPVRYVVNTHWHDDHIIGNRVYRDEFPGVEFIAHESTLTDLPTIGAANRKGSVDNGPGFAAFLRKTVEKGENLAGNKLTEEERLGYLSDASLVESYLAESKDFEIVLPTRTVKDKTTIDDGKRKIEILFLGRAHTGADIVVHLPKERIVASGDLIVSPIPLVGSTSYPLEYAATLEKLIEIRAKITIPGHGPIFRDDKYAKQMIELLKSVKRQTEASYAKGENLEQMRKSVNLDEFVRMFAGESQHKRFVFDNYVFLPATAAAFKQLSAK; from the coding sequence ATGCTGGGCAGACTTCTGATTGTTTCGGCGCTTCTCTCATTCGTGGTTTCCACCTCGGCGGCTCCCGATTTTACGATCGAGAGGATCGCGCCCGACGTCTATGCGGTGATCCGGACGGAGCCGGCCTCACTCTGGTTCAACCCGAACACGGTCATCATTGTCGGCAAACGGTTCGTCACCGTTGTCGATACAAACATCAGCAGCGCCTACACGCGCGATGTTCTCGCCGCGCTCAGGAAGATCACGCGCAAACCCGTGCGCTACGTCGTCAATACGCACTGGCACGACGATCATATCATCGGCAACCGGGTCTATCGCGACGAGTTTCCGGGCGTCGAGTTCATCGCTCACGAGAGCACGCTCACGGATCTTCCGACGATCGGCGCGGCGAACCGCAAAGGTTCGGTCGATAACGGCCCGGGATTCGCCGCGTTTCTCAGAAAGACCGTCGAAAAGGGCGAAAACCTCGCGGGCAATAAGCTAACCGAAGAAGAACGTCTCGGTTATCTCAGCGACGCTTCTCTGGTCGAATCGTATCTTGCTGAAAGCAAAGACTTTGAGATAGTTCTTCCGACGCGGACCGTGAAAGACAAAACGACGATCGACGACGGCAAGCGGAAGATCGAGATACTCTTCCTCGGCCGTGCGCATACCGGCGCCGACATTGTCGTCCATCTTCCGAAGGAGCGCATCGTCGCCAGCGGCGATCTGATCGTTTCGCCGATCCCGCTCGTCGGTTCCACGTCATATCCGCTCGAGTACGCGGCGACTCTCGAGAAACTGATCGAAATCAGGGCGAAGATCACGATTCCCGGTCACGGTCCGATCTTTCGCGACGACAAATACGCGAAGCAAATGATCGAACTTCTCAAATCGGTCAAGCGGCAGACCGAAGCCTCCTATGCAAAGGGCGAGAACCTTGAACAGATGCGAAAGTCGGTGAATCTCGATGAATTCGTCCGGATGTTCGCGGGCGAATCGCAGCACAAACGTTTCGTTTTCGACAATTACGTCTTTCTGCCGGCGACAGCCGCGGCATTCAAACAGCTTTCGGCGAAGTAA
- a CDS encoding Glu/Leu/Phe/Val dehydrogenase: MGDGHSFLASVDRYFDKAANLTGHAEGLLKQIKTCNSVYSFQFPVRRGDKYEVITAWRAEHSHHKLPVKGGIRYSEEANQDEVIALATLMTYKCAIVDVPFGGAKGAVKINPKNYTVDELQSITRRYTAELIRKNFIGPAVDVPAPDYGTGPREMAWIADTYLAFHGDQIDALGCVTGKSVSQGGIRGRTEATGLGVFYGLKEACDQEDDMKAIGLTRGIAGKTVVVQGLGNVGYHAAKFFREADAKIIALSEYEGGIYNADGLDLEAVMAFRKENGSMMNFPGATNLAAREQALELECDILIPAALENQITADNAPRVKAKIIGEAANGPITADAEVILDAKGIMVVPDVYINAGGVTVSYFEWLKNLSHVRFGRMEKRFEQGAYEKILSIIERETGRPLTADERRVVARGADEKDLVYSGLEETMITSYHQIREILKSNPKVLNLRTAAFMNAIDKVAACYTELGIFP, encoded by the coding sequence ATGGGAGACGGCCATAGTTTTTTGGCAAGTGTTGACCGATATTTCGACAAGGCGGCGAACCTTACCGGTCACGCCGAAGGTTTGCTGAAGCAGATCAAAACCTGCAACAGCGTTTATTCATTCCAATTTCCGGTGCGGCGCGGCGATAAATATGAAGTAATAACTGCTTGGCGCGCCGAACACAGTCATCATAAGCTGCCTGTGAAGGGCGGAATCCGTTATTCGGAAGAAGCGAATCAGGACGAAGTTATCGCGCTCGCGACGCTTATGACCTACAAGTGCGCGATCGTTGACGTGCCGTTCGGCGGCGCGAAAGGCGCGGTCAAGATCAACCCCAAGAATTACACGGTTGATGAACTTCAGAGCATCACTCGCCGTTACACGGCCGAGTTGATCCGCAAGAACTTTATCGGGCCGGCGGTCGATGTCCCGGCGCCCGACTATGGTACCGGTCCGCGCGAAATGGCGTGGATCGCGGACACGTATCTCGCGTTCCACGGTGATCAGATCGACGCGCTCGGCTGCGTCACCGGCAAATCGGTTTCGCAAGGCGGAATCCGCGGACGTACGGAAGCGACCGGGCTCGGCGTTTTCTACGGTCTGAAGGAAGCTTGCGACCAGGAAGACGATATGAAAGCGATCGGACTGACGCGCGGCATCGCCGGCAAGACGGTCGTCGTTCAGGGGCTCGGAAACGTCGGATATCACGCCGCGAAGTTTTTCCGTGAAGCCGACGCGAAGATCATTGCGCTTTCGGAATATGAAGGCGGGATCTACAACGCCGACGGACTCGATCTCGAAGCGGTAATGGCGTTCCGCAAGGAAAACGGTTCAATGATGAACTTCCCTGGCGCCACCAATCTCGCCGCTCGGGAGCAGGCGCTTGAACTGGAATGCGACATTCTGATTCCGGCGGCGCTCGAAAATCAGATCACGGCCGACAACGCTCCGCGCGTCAAGGCCAAGATCATCGGTGAAGCGGCCAACGGCCCGATCACGGCCGATGCCGAGGTGATTCTTGATGCGAAGGGAATTATGGTCGTGCCGGACGTTTACATCAACGCCGGCGGCGTCACGGTCTCGTATTTCGAGTGGCTCAAGAATCTTTCGCACGTGCGTTTCGGACGTATGGAAAAACGCTTCGAACAAGGCGCGTACGAGAAGATCCTGAGCATCATCGAACGCGAAACCGGCCGCCCGCTGACGGCTGACGAACGGCGCGTCGTTGCGAGAGGGGCGGACGAAAAGGATCTCGTCTATTCCGGACTCGAAGAGACGATGATCACGTCTTATCACCAGATCCGCGAGATCCTGAAGTCGAATCCGAAGGTTTTGAACCTGCGGACGGCTGCGTTTATGAACGCCATCGACAAGGTCGCGGCGTGCTACACGGAACTCGGGATCTTCCCGTAA
- a CDS encoding biotin--[acetyl-CoA-carboxylase] ligase — translation MNFTILRFDTLDSTNTEALNEARLGADEGLTIVAKRQTAGRGRNGRTWISAENSGLYVSVVLRPRIEMRLVPLITLLTAVAVSDVLRENYKLDPDIKWVNDVHVGGKKICGILAELTETRTGPAIVVGIGINLRSSNFPPELAGIATSIEVETGKVTTADELLDGLLGFFGYLYDRFGDEPGFVIDEWAARSSYFRGKQVRVATGGETVTGVTDGLEHNGALRVRTESGEVRIVQAGDVEQLR, via the coding sequence ATGAATTTCACGATCCTTCGCTTTGACACGCTCGATTCGACCAACACCGAAGCGCTGAATGAGGCGAGGCTCGGCGCCGACGAAGGCCTGACGATCGTCGCCAAACGGCAAACCGCGGGCCGCGGGCGAAACGGACGCACTTGGATTTCCGCCGAGAATTCGGGGCTGTATGTCAGCGTCGTTTTGCGGCCGCGCATCGAAATGCGTCTCGTGCCGCTCATAACTTTGCTGACCGCGGTTGCGGTTTCGGACGTTCTTCGCGAAAATTACAAACTCGATCCGGATATCAAGTGGGTCAACGACGTTCACGTCGGCGGCAAAAAGATCTGCGGGATACTTGCCGAATTGACTGAAACGCGGACTGGGCCGGCGATCGTGGTCGGGATCGGGATCAATCTGAGATCGTCGAATTTTCCGCCGGAACTCGCCGGTATCGCGACCTCGATCGAGGTCGAGACCGGGAAGGTGACGACGGCTGACGAACTGCTTGACGGACTTTTAGGATTTTTCGGATATTTGTATGACCGTTTCGGCGATGAGCCCGGTTTCGTGATCGACGAATGGGCGGCGCGTTCGTCATATTTTCGCGGCAAGCAGGTCCGCGTCGCGACCGGCGGCGAAACCGTCACCGGCGTGACCGACGGCCTCGAACACAACGGCGCGCTGCGCGTCCGGACCGAATCCGGCGAGGTGAGGATCGTCCAGGCCGGAGACGTCGAGCAGCTGCGTTGA
- a CDS encoding YncE family protein has translation MLAKQKTKALLMLAVSVIIYWKSYVIVIGQTPKPLLVALNKQDATLAIIDPLSMTVLGKVATGDSPHEVVIMPDGKTAVVANYGAQTPGSSFSIIDLESKKETKRVDLSPLLRPHGLIELAGKIYFTAETNRLIGRFDLATNRVDWLMGTGQNATHMIVGTPDQKRFYTANIGSDTVTAFEFQNVPPAVSKVTHIAVGKQPEAIDVSPDGKEVWAGLNAEGAIDVIDTATNKVVDRIKLGERPYRVKFTPDGKIAAATIPNTKEIVLIDVATRKETKRLKLESSPLGIVFSKDGATAFVSVVQPDLVLKLQLASGEIKGKLASGAIPDGIAVFGL, from the coding sequence ATGTTGGCGAAACAAAAAACCAAAGCGCTGTTGATGCTGGCGGTTTCAGTCATTATCTACTGGAAAAGTTACGTCATCGTCATCGGTCAGACTCCGAAACCCTTGCTCGTCGCGCTCAACAAACAGGACGCGACGCTGGCGATCATCGATCCTTTGTCGATGACCGTTCTCGGAAAGGTCGCGACCGGTGATTCACCGCACGAGGTCGTCATAATGCCTGACGGAAAAACGGCGGTCGTCGCCAACTACGGAGCGCAGACTCCGGGAAGTTCATTCTCGATCATCGATCTTGAATCGAAAAAAGAAACGAAACGGGTCGATCTTTCGCCGCTTCTGCGGCCTCACGGACTGATCGAACTTGCGGGGAAGATCTATTTTACTGCGGAAACAAACAGGCTTATCGGGCGTTTCGACTTGGCAACAAATCGTGTGGATTGGCTGATGGGAACAGGACAAAATGCTACCCATATGATCGTCGGAACGCCCGACCAGAAACGTTTTTACACGGCGAACATCGGTTCGGATACGGTGACCGCTTTCGAGTTTCAGAATGTGCCGCCGGCAGTTTCGAAGGTGACGCATATCGCAGTCGGGAAACAACCCGAGGCGATCGACGTCTCGCCGGACGGCAAAGAGGTCTGGGCCGGATTGAACGCCGAAGGCGCGATCGACGTCATCGACACGGCGACAAACAAGGTCGTCGACAGGATCAAACTCGGCGAGCGTCCGTATCGCGTGAAATTCACGCCGGACGGCAAAATCGCCGCGGCGACGATCCCGAACACGAAAGAGATCGTCCTGATCGACGTTGCGACTCGCAAGGAGACGAAGCGGTTAAAGCTGGAAAGCTCCCCGCTCGGGATCGTCTTTTCGAAAGACGGCGCGACGGCGTTCGTTTCCGTGGTTCAGCCGGATCTTGTCCTCAAGTTGCAGCTAGCCTCCGGTGAAATCAAAGGGAAGCTTGCCTCAGGCGCGATTCCCGACGGCATCGCCGTTTTCGGACTTTAG
- a CDS encoding M28 family peptidase, whose protein sequence is MKQITLFLLIVVALSGSFPAFAQTRTKSAAAVPKFGNTDGITAAQLRNYLEFIASDELEGRDTPSRGLDIAAMFLASHLKAWGIKPAGDNGTYFQKFPLKRNRIDGAATKLELNGQAFNYGDDFLAGFVPGQIAPSNVVYVGHGWVIKSKGIDPYKGIEVKDKIVVVVNSLPKGITFNDLQGPAGGDWISPPMYAQANGARALIQFGNFSNLANWQGIRTQQTVSGAISFGKAGGPAIPTITANPRLIAALFQGEKASGSNVYNKAAAADFVEPFDLKPTKKMSLTISVKTEETSSKNVVGILEGSDPVLKNEYVAIGAHYDHVGMNPNAPGDDKIYNGADDDGSGTVAVLSMAEAFSKGAMRPKRSVLFIWHAGEEKGLWGSEYFTDNPTVPIGSIIAELNIDMIGRYQNPGDENHPQNKALPKPNEIFLIGSKMMSTELGEVSEATNKSFLNLSFNYKYDDPKDPEQFFYRSDHFNYARKGIPIIFYMDGSHADYHQVSDSIEKINFGEMEKVVRTIFATGWELGNRAARPKVDKPLKLDGN, encoded by the coding sequence ATGAAACAAATTACTCTGTTCTTACTGATCGTCGTCGCGTTGTCGGGATCATTCCCGGCCTTCGCTCAAACCCGAACCAAGAGTGCCGCTGCCGTGCCGAAATTCGGCAATACCGACGGCATCACCGCGGCACAACTTAGAAACTACCTTGAATTCATTGCATCGGACGAGTTGGAAGGCCGCGATACGCCATCGCGCGGACTCGATATCGCGGCGATGTTCCTCGCTTCACATCTGAAGGCCTGGGGGATCAAGCCGGCTGGCGACAACGGCACGTATTTTCAGAAGTTTCCGTTGAAACGGAACCGCATCGACGGCGCCGCGACAAAACTTGAGTTGAACGGGCAGGCATTCAATTACGGCGACGATTTTCTCGCCGGATTCGTGCCCGGGCAGATCGCGCCGAGCAACGTTGTTTATGTCGGTCACGGTTGGGTCATCAAATCGAAAGGCATCGACCCGTACAAAGGGATCGAGGTCAAAGACAAGATCGTCGTCGTCGTGAACAGTCTTCCGAAAGGAATCACGTTCAACGATCTTCAGGGACCGGCCGGCGGCGACTGGATCTCGCCGCCGATGTACGCACAGGCGAACGGCGCACGGGCGCTGATCCAGTTTGGGAATTTCAGCAATCTCGCCAATTGGCAGGGAATCCGAACGCAGCAAACCGTTTCGGGCGCGATCTCGTTCGGCAAGGCCGGCGGGCCGGCGATTCCGACGATCACCGCGAATCCGCGGCTTATCGCCGCGCTTTTTCAAGGCGAAAAGGCAAGCGGCTCAAACGTTTACAACAAGGCCGCCGCCGCCGATTTCGTTGAGCCGTTCGATCTCAAGCCGACGAAGAAAATGAGCCTGACGATCTCGGTAAAGACCGAAGAAACATCGTCGAAAAACGTCGTCGGAATTCTCGAGGGCAGTGATCCGGTTCTAAAAAACGAATACGTCGCGATCGGCGCGCATTATGATCACGTCGGGATGAATCCGAACGCGCCGGGAGACGACAAGATCTACAACGGCGCTGACGACGACGGTTCCGGGACGGTCGCCGTCCTGTCAATGGCGGAGGCGTTTTCGAAAGGCGCGATGCGGCCGAAGCGTTCGGTCCTTTTTATATGGCACGCCGGCGAGGAAAAAGGTCTGTGGGGAAGCGAGTATTTTACCGACAATCCGACCGTTCCGATCGGTTCGATCATCGCCGAACTGAATATCGATATGATCGGCCGTTACCAGAATCCCGGCGACGAGAACCATCCGCAAAACAAGGCTTTGCCGAAACCGAACGAGATCTTTCTGATCGGTTCGAAGATGATGAGCACCGAACTCGGTGAGGTCAGCGAGGCGACAAACAAGTCGTTCCTTAATTTGAGCTTCAATTACAAATACGACGACCCGAAGGATCCGGAACAGTTCTTCTATCGCTCGGACCACTTCAACTATGCCCGCAAGGGGATTCCGATCATCTTTTATATGGACGGCAGCCACGCCGATTATCATCAGGTTTCGGATTCGATCGAAAAGATAAACTTCGGGGAGATGGAGAAGGTCGTGCGGACGATCTTTGCGACCGGTTGGGAACTCGGGAACCGCGCGGCGCGGCCGAAAGTGGACAAACCCTTGAAACTCGACGGCAATTGA
- a CDS encoding type III pantothenate kinase, which produces MLLAIDIGNSATKFGVFDGERLVKRFTAPTIRGKSASEIFESIADEVDFRVERVVISSVVTELIEAFKELSEERFNQTPVIVDSTFDFGLKVAYDPPSNAGTDRLVAASAAVRKYGKPCIVCSFGTATTVDAVNSKGEFVGGAIAPGINTLGEALFLKTSKLPRVELVKPKSAIGDSTAECIQSGIFYGYVGLVRELITRIKHELGEPATVVATGGFVSLVAGEIDLLDHADELLILEGLRDLATER; this is translated from the coding sequence ATGCTTCTGGCGATCGACATCGGAAATTCGGCGACGAAGTTCGGTGTCTTCGACGGCGAGCGGCTTGTCAAACGCTTTACGGCTCCGACGATCCGCGGGAAATCCGCGTCCGAGATCTTCGAATCGATCGCGGACGAGGTCGATTTCCGGGTCGAACGCGTCGTCATCTCGTCGGTCGTGACGGAGTTGATCGAAGCCTTCAAGGAGCTTTCGGAAGAGCGCTTCAACCAAACGCCCGTGATCGTCGATTCGACGTTCGATTTCGGATTGAAGGTCGCGTACGACCCGCCGTCGAATGCCGGGACCGACCGCCTCGTGGCCGCGTCGGCCGCCGTCAGGAAATACGGCAAACCCTGCATTGTCTGCAGTTTCGGAACAGCGACGACGGTCGATGCGGTCAATTCGAAGGGCGAATTCGTCGGCGGCGCGATCGCGCCCGGGATCAACACTCTCGGCGAAGCCTTGTTTCTGAAGACATCGAAACTCCCGCGCGTCGAACTCGTCAAACCGAAAAGCGCGATCGGCGATTCGACCGCGGAATGCATTCAGTCCGGGATTTTTTACGGTTACGTCGGGCTCGTCCGCGAGCTGATCACGAGAATCAAGCACGAACTCGGCGAACCGGCGACGGTCGTCGCCACCGGCGGCTTCGTTTCGCTGGTCGCCGGCGAGATCGATCTGCTCGACCACGCCGACGAACTCCTTATTCTCGAGGGCCTCAGGGATCTTGCTACGGAACGATGA
- a CDS encoding nuclear transport factor 2 family protein has translation MKNFIVLVTIGLLGSLGAFAQKSDDSKDALAVVNKMFDEMANHDPAAIAGLWTKDSNLAAVVTRRDGKKQYVSFSGEVFSKNFTEKKGEIKEEMYAPKVEVDGDIALVYGRYVFFTDGKLSHCGLNAFQLIRTDGIWKIANAVSSMEPNGCTKKEKSIKPPTVQTPK, from the coding sequence ATGAAAAACTTTATTGTATTGGTCACAATCGGTCTGCTCGGGTCGCTCGGAGCGTTTGCGCAGAAATCGGATGATTCGAAAGACGCGCTCGCCGTCGTCAACAAGATGTTTGACGAAATGGCGAATCACGATCCGGCCGCAATCGCCGGACTCTGGACGAAAGACTCGAATCTGGCCGCGGTCGTCACTCGCCGCGACGGTAAAAAGCAATACGTGAGTTTTTCCGGCGAGGTCTTTTCGAAGAACTTCACCGAGAAGAAAGGCGAGATCAAGGAAGAGATGTATGCGCCGAAGGTCGAGGTGGACGGCGATATCGCGCTCGTTTACGGGCGTTACGTTTTCTTTACCGATGGGAAACTGTCGCATTGCGGTCTGAACGCGTTTCAATTGATCAGAACCGACGGCATCTGGAAGATCGCGAACGCCGTTTCGTCGATGGAACCAAACGGCTGCACGAAGAAAGAAAAATCCATCAAACCGCCAACGGTTCAAACTCCGAAGTAG
- a CDS encoding amidohydrolase family protein: MKQVTFIILISLFTAAVSFAQTVVFKNVNVIPMDTEHVLTNQIVIVKNGVIAEIGPTAKVPKGAEIIDATGKFLIPGLADMHTHLLSDGDEYPKSIAEDELKVMIANGVTTIRLMIGTPEQLILRAQSAKGEIIAPTIYSASPHLTGKKQGNDFVVNTPEEARDAVRKSKAAGYDFIKITTFIKAEVYEAAVDEAAKIGIRVVGHADSRFVGLERAFKAGQQVEHLDGYLEALLADDAPMRGSVSDLYVYNPKNWESLDYIDESKIAKIAKMTVESNPFVDPTQHFMKNTFGMPRTEESIRAQPDFRFYPKKAQDFYIGYLKRTPLNQISYEKRAKWVAIRDKMIKAIYDAGGKILAGSDTPEFLWLYGFTMHRELKALNEAGLTRFAALEAATKNPALFFGTLSKSGTIEKGKNADLVLLNANPLLDISNTEKRAGVMLKGKYYSQIVLDRWLDEIAPRIAGSLEKK, translated from the coding sequence ATGAAACAAGTCACATTCATTATCTTGATTTCACTTTTTACGGCCGCAGTTTCCTTTGCCCAAACGGTCGTCTTCAAGAACGTCAATGTCATACCGATGGACACGGAACATGTTTTGACTAACCAGATCGTCATCGTCAAAAACGGCGTCATCGCCGAGATCGGTCCAACGGCGAAGGTTCCGAAAGGTGCGGAGATCATAGACGCAACCGGCAAATTCCTGATTCCCGGACTTGCCGATATGCACACGCATCTTCTCTCGGACGGCGACGAGTACCCGAAATCGATCGCCGAAGACGAACTCAAGGTGATGATCGCCAACGGCGTGACGACGATCCGTTTGATGATCGGAACGCCCGAGCAGTTGATCCTCCGCGCACAGTCCGCGAAAGGCGAGATCATCGCGCCGACGATCTACTCGGCGAGCCCGCACCTGACCGGAAAGAAGCAGGGAAACGATTTTGTCGTCAACACGCCCGAAGAAGCCCGTGACGCGGTCCGCAAATCAAAGGCCGCCGGCTACGACTTCATCAAGATCACGACGTTCATCAAGGCGGAAGTGTATGAAGCGGCCGTCGATGAAGCCGCGAAGATCGGGATTCGCGTCGTCGGCCACGCCGACAGCCGATTCGTCGGTCTCGAGCGCGCGTTCAAGGCGGGCCAGCAGGTGGAGCATCTTGACGGTTACCTCGAAGCGCTTCTCGCGGACGACGCGCCGATGCGCGGATCCGTTTCGGATCTGTATGTTTACAATCCGAAGAACTGGGAAAGCCTCGATTACATCGACGAATCGAAGATCGCAAAGATCGCGAAAATGACGGTCGAATCAAACCCCTTCGTCGATCCGACGCAGCATTTTATGAAGAACACTTTCGGAATGCCGCGAACTGAGGAATCGATCCGCGCGCAGCCGGACTTCCGGTTCTACCCCAAAAAAGCGCAGGACTTCTATATCGGGTATCTGAAGCGGACGCCGCTGAACCAAATTTCATACGAGAAACGCGCAAAATGGGTCGCGATCAGGGACAAGATGATCAAAGCGATATATGATGCCGGCGGAAAAATACTCGCCGGCTCCGACACGCCGGAGTTTCTCTGGCTTTACGGGTTCACGATGCACCGCGAACTCAAGGCGCTCAACGAAGCCGGACTGACCCGATTCGCCGCACTCGAAGCCGCGACAAAAAACCCGGCGCTCTTCTTCGGAACGCTCTCGAAGTCGGGCACGATCGAAAAAGGAAAGAATGCCGATCTTGTTTTGCTCAACGCTAATCCGCTTCTCGATATCTCAAATACCGAAAAACGCGCCGGCGTGATGCTCAAAGGAAAGTACTATTCACAGATCGTTCTTGATCGCTGGCTCGACGAGATAGCGCCGCGCATCGCCGGTTCACTGGAAAAGAAATGA